One window of the Cryptomeria japonica chromosome 7, Sugi_1.0, whole genome shotgun sequence genome contains the following:
- the LOC131078143 gene encoding disease resistance protein Roq1 encodes MLYNMLSFPQASDFKLLIKFPSFISSFFWQLGSVLSIMASCSSSHNHSEIGPQCQRIKSSASAKLFDVFINHRGPDVKGTLALELYYSLRELRYKTFLDCFEIEQGDSFDSAIKNAIYSASIHIAIFSKGYAESSWCLDELVLMLQTEAKVIPVFYDVAPSDLRYIQKGVYSDAFAQHTKKGRYSNRLEAWEKALNSVSFMYGYEFSKHNHDPITLCKMVVSVVHRKLQKIKSLDVVENPVGLDELVEDFERCCMQKSDKVVKIIGIFGMGGAGKTTLAKEIFNRKHCEYDGSCFLFDVREASVNNELPALQSRLLKDITCLQDTPQFHSTDEGKGYLKSHLRRVSSSRFLIVLDDVDHKDQLDALLVRNVLNSESLVIVTTRDERVLVRAGINFRYKLKEMSREHSRELFCWNAFHKSYADSTYEDLVERFVNVCGGLPLSLQVLGGHVFGSTDRHYWQLVLDEARKTLPEDIKRRVKISFDALNGEQKQIFVDIACFFIGKPVSMAIRIWEAYGWSAEFALQTLKDKCLVEMVWCYSKEFDDEELSFRMHDNLRDLGRELEGEMSPHRLWRPQHLKSLELKQFKNILTETTGRCLLSIFDWSFGAQITCFLGNMDNSTEAPIALIWLQLDLTWSVQTSIPSWIPLQNLQCLRIVDGRLKRLWQNDTEVPCQLKELLLYRTSLAEYTNSLEMLTNLEKLAIRRSPDDDGIQGRSLLKSLRNLTQLRSLVLTHWPLWGEVTLNSSGVSDVKFPMSSLENVEISEVKHTWKVSISGDHCPSLKCLRIQSMENLFLVDLSVVRTLSYLELKSCTQLREVSGISDLENLVILNIHKCPKVIQLPSLARLSFLEKIIIDGCEKLQNIAGIEELKRLKYLHLSALAPEGISSCICKLQRLPSELTSITGRAAKGASSTLTEELFSDLIGVGEEIHITENAMPEASLETVERLWNTIILCAVVQSNHGEIIHIPLSASDSAESCVAEGEWIVTFVVTAILDWIPCMSFGAKLKKGCLVMVNNGEEGNALCILKRIISRLYDP; translated from the exons ATGCTTTATAATATGCTTTCTTTTCCTCAAGCCTCTGATTTCAAACTTCTGATCAAATTCCCGTCTTTCATTTCCTCTTTCTTTTGGCAACTAGGTTCTGTTCTTTCAATCATGGCATCTTGCTCATCATCTCACAATCACAGTGAAATTGGACCTCAATGCCAAAGGATAAAATCATCTGCATCTGCAAAACTGTTTGATGTATTCATTAACCACCGTGGCCCTGACGTAAAAGGAACGTTGGCTCTTGAACTGTACTATTCTCTCCGCGAGTTGAGATACAAAACATTTCTTGACTGTTTTGAGATTGAACAGGGAGATTCATTTGATTCTGCCATAAAGAATGCCATCTACTCTGCTTCAATTCATATTGCCATCTTTTCGAAAGGATATGCAGAGTCCTCTTGGTGTTTAGATGAGTTGGTTCTCATGTTACAGACTGAGGCTAAGGTTATTCCTGTCTTTTATGATGTGGCGCCTTCGGATCTTCGCTACATACAAAAGGGAGTTTATTCTGATGCATTTGCCCAACATACAAAGAAAGGCAGGTACTCAAACCGGCTTGAAGCGTGGGAAAAAGCTCTCAACTCCGTTTCATTCATGTATGGCTACGAATTCAGCAAACATAATCA TGACCCGATTACTCTGTGTAAAATGGTCGTCTCTGTTGTACATAGAAAGCTACAAAAGATAAAGTCTCTAGATGTTGTAGAAAATCCAGTAGGGCTTGATGAGCTTGTGGAAGACTTTGAAAGGTGTTGCATGCAGAAGAGTGATAAAGTAGTTAAGATCATTGGTATCTTTGGCATGGGGGGAGCTGGAAAGACAACTTTGGCCAAAGAAATATTTAACCGCAAGCATTGCGAATATGATGGGTCATGTTTTCTGTTTGATGTGCGAGAAGCATCTGTCAATAATGAATTGCCTGCTTTGCAAAGTAGACTTCTTAAAGACATCACCTGCCTCCAAGATACACCACAATTTCATAGCACAGATGAAGGAAAGGGCTATCTCAAGTCTCATCTTCGAAGGGTTAGTTCTTCACGCTTCCTTATTGTTCTAGATGATGTTGATCACAAGGACCAATTAGATGCTCTGTTGGTTAGAAATGTCCTCAATTCTGAAAGTTTGGTAATTGTCACAACACGCGATGAGAGAGTGCTAGTACGTGCCGGAATTAATTTTCGCTACAAGTTGAAAGAAATGAGTCGAGAGCATAGCAGAGAGCTCTTCTGCTGGAATGCATTCCACAAATCATATGCTGATAGTACTTACGAGGATCTGGTTGAAAGGTTTGTGAACGTGTGTGGAGGTTTACCTCTGTCTCTACAAGTCTTAGGTGGGCATGTTTTTGGTAGTACTGATCGCCATTATTGGCAGTTAGTATTGGATGAAGCTCGTAAGACACTGCCCGAGGACATCAAACGGAGGGTCAAAATAAGCTTTGATGCATTGAACGGTGAGCAAAAGCAGATCTTTGTGGACATCGCTTGTTTCTTCATTGGTAAACCTGTAAGTATGGCAATAAGAATATGGGAAGCCTATGGATGGAGTGCTGAGTTTGCACTTCAAACCTTAAAAGATAAATGCCTCGTCGAAATGGTGTGGTGTTATTCCAAGGAATTTGATGACGAGGAGCTTTCTTTCAGAATGCACGACAATCTTCGTGATTTGGGGAGAGAACTGGAAGGTGAAATGAGTCCACATCGCCTGTGGCGCCCTCAGCATCTTAAATCTTTG GAATTGAAGCAGTTCAAAAACATCCTCACCGAAACAACTGGCAGATGTCTCCTCTCAATCTTTGACTGGTCCTTCGGCGCCCAAATTACATGCTTTTTAGGGAATATGGATAATTCTACTGAGGCACCAATTGCTTTGATATGGCTTCAGCTTGACCTAACTTGGAGTGTACAAACAAGCATTCCTTCATGGattcctctgcaaaatttgcagTGTTTAAGAATTGTTGATGGTCGTCTCAAAAGATTGTGGCAGAACGACACAGAG GTGCCCTGCCAGTTGAAGGAGTTGCTGCTTTATAGGACATCATTGGCTGAATATACAAACTCATTAgaaatgttaactaatttagaaaaGCTAGCCATAAGGAGAAGCCCTGATGATGATGGAATACAGGGGAGATCCTTATTAAAATCCCTTAGAAATCTCACTCAACTTAGAAGTTTGGTTTTGACACATTGGCCATTATGGGGAGAAGTGACCTTGAATAGCAGTGGGGTGTCAGATGTAAAGTTTCCAATGAGTAGCTTAGAAAACGTAGAAATTAGTGAAGTAAAACATACATGGAAGGTTTCAATTAGTGGAGATCATTGTCCCAGCCTTAAATGTCTTCGCATTCAATCCATGGAAAATTTATTTCTAGTTGATTTATCAGTGGTGAGAACACTGAGTTATCTTGAGTTGAAGTCTTGTACACAATTAAGAGAGGTATCTGGGATATCTGATCTGGAAAACCTTGTAATATTGAACATACATAAATGTCCAAAGGTGATCCAGTTGCCAAGTCTTGCACGTCTTAGTTTCTTAGAGAAGATAATTATTGATGGATGTGAGAAGCTTCAAAATATAGCAGGTATTGAAGAGCTGAAACGACTGAAATATCTACATCTTTCAGCACTAGCTCCTGAAGGTATATCGAGTTGCATTTGTAAGTTGCAG AGACTACCGTCCGAACTTACAAGTATTACTGGTAGAGCAGCAAAGGGAGCCTCGTCAACTTTAACAGAAGAATTATTTTCTGACCTGATCGGTGTAGGAGAAGAAATTCATATCACTGAAAATGCCATGCCTGAAGCATCACTGGAAACAGTTGAACGCTTGTGGAACACAATCATTTTATGTGCTGTAGTTCAAAGTAATCATGGGGAAATTATACATATCCCTCTTTCTGCTTCTGATTCTGCTGAAAGTTGTGTAGCAGAAGGAGAATGGATAGTTACATTTGTAGTTACTGCCATCTTGGATTGGATTCCATGTATGTCGTTTGGTGCTAAACTAAAGAAGGGGTGTCTGGTAATGGTGAACAATGGTGAGGAGGGGAATGCCTTATGCATATTGAAAAGAATTATTAGTCGACTATATGAtccctaa